A stretch of the Synechococcus sp. WH 8016 genome encodes the following:
- the accC gene encoding acetyl-CoA carboxylase biotin carboxylase subunit, with protein sequence MPIGKVLIANRGEIALRILRSCRELGISTVAVYSTVDRSALHVQLADEAVCVGEGPSNKSYLNIPNILAAATSRGVDAIHPGYGFLAENDRFAEMCRDHGITFIGPSPHAIRSMGDKSTAKATMQAVGVPTVPGSEGLLPTPEAAAELAAAMGYPVMIKATAGGGGRGMRLVPSPDQLVKLYEAAQGEADAAFGNPGLYMEKFIDRPRHVEVQILADRHGNVVHLGERDCSIQRRHQKLLEEAPSPALDPELRRRMGDAAVAAARSINYEGAGTVEFLLDRSGGFYFMEMNTRIQVEHPVTEMVTGIDLIAEQLRIAGGEPISVRQEDIQMNGHAIECRINAEDAQHNFRPAPGRITGWLPPGGPGVRVDSHVYTGYDIPPFYDSLIGKLIIWAPNRPAALERMKRALNECAITGIPTTVDFHLRMLDRPEFQRGDVHTKFVEEEML encoded by the coding sequence ATGCCCATCGGCAAGGTGCTGATCGCCAACCGCGGCGAGATTGCCCTAAGAATCCTGAGGAGTTGCCGTGAACTCGGCATCAGCACGGTTGCGGTGTACAGCACCGTGGATCGTTCTGCACTGCACGTTCAACTCGCTGACGAGGCGGTCTGCGTCGGAGAAGGTCCGAGCAACAAGAGCTACCTCAACATCCCCAACATTCTTGCGGCAGCCACCTCCCGCGGGGTGGATGCGATTCACCCCGGCTATGGGTTTTTGGCGGAAAACGACCGCTTCGCTGAGATGTGCCGTGATCACGGCATCACGTTTATCGGTCCGTCTCCCCATGCCATCCGATCGATGGGGGACAAGTCGACGGCAAAAGCCACCATGCAGGCTGTGGGCGTTCCAACGGTGCCTGGCAGCGAAGGCCTCCTACCCACCCCAGAGGCCGCCGCTGAGCTCGCTGCTGCCATGGGCTATCCCGTGATGATCAAGGCCACCGCGGGCGGCGGCGGCCGTGGCATGCGGCTCGTGCCCAGTCCTGATCAGTTGGTCAAGCTCTACGAAGCGGCGCAGGGGGAGGCCGATGCAGCGTTTGGAAATCCAGGGCTGTACATGGAGAAATTCATCGACCGGCCCCGTCACGTCGAAGTCCAAATCCTGGCGGACCGTCACGGCAACGTGGTCCATCTCGGTGAACGGGACTGCTCGATCCAACGACGTCATCAGAAACTTCTCGAAGAAGCGCCAAGCCCGGCCCTGGACCCTGAGCTGCGTCGTCGCATGGGAGATGCAGCGGTCGCGGCGGCGCGCAGCATCAATTACGAGGGCGCCGGAACGGTGGAATTCCTCCTGGACCGAAGTGGTGGGTTTTATTTCATGGAAATGAACACCCGCATCCAGGTGGAGCATCCCGTGACGGAAATGGTTACGGGTATCGACCTGATTGCTGAGCAGCTACGCATCGCCGGCGGGGAGCCGATCAGCGTCCGGCAAGAAGATATCCAGATGAATGGGCATGCGATCGAATGCCGAATCAATGCCGAAGATGCCCAACACAACTTCAGACCAGCCCCAGGACGGATCACGGGTTGGTTACCGCCTGGAGGCCCTGGAGTCCGCGTCGATAGCCACGTGTACACCGGCTACGACATCCCCCCCTTCTATGACTCCCTGATCGGCAAGCTGATCATCTGGGCGCCCAATCGCCCTGCAGCCCTCGAACGCATGAAGCGAGCTCTCAACGAGTGCGCCATCACCGGCATTCCAACAACGGTGGACTTCCACCTGCGCATGCTCGACCGCCCTGAATTCCAAAGGGGCGACGTGCACACCAAGTTCGTTGAAGAGGAGATGCTCTAA
- the smc gene encoding chromosome segregation protein SMC — MTIPLETGFTVVTGPNGSGKSNILDGVLFCLGLANSRGMRADRLPDLVNSGMLKAGKSAETTVSVRFDLSDWQPDAAEEGIEPPEDGPWIQADANEWTVTRKLRVMPGGSYSSTYSSDGEPCNLQQLQTQLRRLRIDPEGSNVVMQGDVTRIVSMSNRDRRGLIDELAGVALFDTRIEQSRRKLDDVQERQDRCRIVEQELLTARQRLEKDCAKARAYQDLRDQVQRGRQQELVLAFEAAEAELKQLKTRQHQLSEQEIRDSAAIKEKETTLSEQATRLQTLQESVKALGEDQLLSVQAELAGLDPQNRALERQATQHQQEGERLQGLRQTLTSRRQQLQADSEGLKQANNPEVLQAAEQACRDAEAAVEISRRRLGDVAGRSGAWLDEQRQRAARRSDLQTTLTPLQEEQQQLQERLRLDEARQSELQLERDEAGAEDREVQDQLEALEQEWQTLLESLRSGKEQLQERAEAVAIQQRTRTRLEEEQTRLEREIARLESRREALQETRGTGALRLLLEAGLDGIHGAVAQLGEVEDRHRLALEVAAGARMAQVVVDDDRIAARAIDLLKSRRAGRLTFLPLNKIRSQAAGGSGGSAMARGRRPDGDQGAGLIARAVELIRYEPIYSDVFGYVFGDTQVFSDLGSARQQIGRFRAVTLEGELLEKSGAMTGGSFSQRSGGLSFGVSSDSDEAEPLRQRLLELGETLVACRREESRLLQALEQERPRLRQLEQRQAALDAERTAAKRAHGPLLERCRQRSERLNSLQANRTQQEQRLLVLKTTISPLLEELERISTEERKVQAEADAGNWQQLQAELEQSDNALELARRHRDDRLQHQRERELAQTRIADQQQAIEEEESSLQRAVTALAEAHQRWRDEQKELQERRQALESQQQILQTKFGEERRARDAAEASLAELRQNLQQARWELERLQEERQAIQEQLRSGGIRLEELKPTLPNPLPEIPEEIRDAGLEALQEQLQQLLKRMEALEPVNMLALEELTALEERLGDLGERLDVLSQEREELLLRIETVATLRQEAFMEAFQAVDGHFSEIFASLSEGDGKLQLDNPDDPLEGGLTLVAHPKGKAVRRLAAMSGGEKSLTALSFLFALQRFRPSPFYALDEVDSFLDGVNVERLAALIARQAEEAQFLVVSHRRPMIGASQRTIGVTQARGAHTQVVGLPDAA, encoded by the coding sequence ATGACCATCCCCCTCGAGACCGGGTTCACTGTGGTGACCGGTCCCAATGGGTCTGGAAAGAGCAATATTCTCGATGGCGTTCTTTTTTGCCTAGGCCTGGCCAACAGCCGGGGCATGCGTGCTGATCGCTTACCCGATCTTGTTAACAGCGGCATGCTCAAGGCAGGCAAGTCAGCTGAGACCACCGTCAGCGTGCGTTTTGATCTGAGCGACTGGCAGCCAGATGCCGCGGAGGAGGGGATTGAACCCCCTGAAGACGGTCCCTGGATTCAAGCTGATGCCAATGAGTGGACGGTCACGCGCAAGCTGCGCGTGATGCCGGGGGGGTCTTACAGCAGCACCTACAGCTCAGACGGGGAACCGTGCAACCTGCAGCAGCTGCAAACCCAGCTGCGCCGATTGCGCATCGATCCTGAAGGCAGCAATGTCGTGATGCAAGGCGACGTGACGCGGATTGTCTCGATGAGCAATCGGGACCGCCGCGGCCTCATCGACGAGCTGGCAGGTGTCGCGCTCTTCGACACCCGCATTGAACAGAGCCGCCGAAAGCTCGACGACGTGCAAGAGCGGCAAGATCGCTGCCGCATCGTTGAACAAGAACTCCTAACCGCCCGCCAACGCCTGGAAAAGGACTGTGCAAAAGCACGGGCCTATCAAGACCTACGCGATCAAGTGCAACGTGGCAGGCAGCAGGAGCTTGTGCTGGCCTTCGAAGCCGCTGAAGCGGAGCTGAAGCAGCTCAAAACCCGCCAACACCAACTCAGCGAGCAGGAGATCCGCGACAGCGCCGCCATCAAGGAGAAGGAAACAACCTTGTCTGAGCAGGCCACACGCCTCCAAACCCTTCAGGAGAGCGTTAAGGCCTTAGGCGAAGACCAACTGCTCAGCGTGCAGGCGGAATTGGCCGGTCTCGATCCTCAGAACCGCGCTCTCGAACGTCAAGCCACGCAACATCAGCAGGAAGGCGAACGCTTACAAGGACTGCGACAGACCCTCACCAGCCGCCGACAGCAACTTCAAGCAGACAGCGAAGGGCTCAAGCAAGCCAACAACCCAGAGGTGCTTCAGGCAGCAGAGCAAGCCTGCCGCGATGCCGAAGCTGCTGTTGAAATCTCGCGCAGGCGCCTCGGCGATGTCGCCGGGCGATCAGGAGCCTGGCTGGATGAGCAACGCCAACGGGCCGCACGCCGCTCAGACTTACAAACCACGCTCACGCCTCTTCAGGAGGAACAACAGCAACTCCAAGAGCGTTTGCGTCTGGACGAAGCGCGTCAATCCGAGCTGCAGCTGGAACGGGACGAAGCCGGTGCCGAAGACCGTGAAGTTCAAGACCAGCTGGAAGCCCTGGAACAAGAGTGGCAAACGCTTCTGGAAAGCCTGCGCAGCGGCAAAGAACAGCTCCAAGAACGCGCTGAAGCTGTTGCGATCCAACAACGCACCCGCACAAGGCTGGAAGAGGAACAGACCCGCCTGGAACGGGAAATCGCCCGATTAGAAAGCCGACGGGAAGCTCTGCAGGAAACAAGGGGGACGGGGGCCTTGCGCCTCTTGCTGGAAGCGGGACTGGATGGAATCCATGGAGCCGTTGCTCAACTAGGCGAAGTGGAAGATCGCCATCGCCTAGCCCTCGAGGTCGCGGCTGGAGCACGCATGGCCCAGGTGGTTGTCGACGACGACCGGATTGCAGCCCGTGCCATCGATTTGCTGAAGAGCCGGCGGGCGGGCCGTTTGACGTTTTTACCTCTCAACAAAATTCGATCCCAAGCCGCTGGCGGTAGCGGTGGCTCAGCGATGGCCCGTGGCCGCCGACCGGATGGAGACCAGGGCGCCGGCCTGATCGCGCGAGCTGTGGAATTAATCCGCTATGAGCCGATCTATAGCGACGTGTTCGGGTACGTCTTTGGCGACACACAGGTGTTCAGCGACCTAGGCAGTGCTCGGCAACAAATCGGGCGTTTCCGCGCCGTCACCCTCGAAGGCGAACTGCTCGAAAAAAGTGGCGCGATGACCGGCGGCAGCTTCAGCCAGCGCAGCGGTGGGCTGAGTTTCGGGGTGAGCAGTGACAGCGACGAAGCCGAACCGCTTCGGCAGCGGCTGCTCGAGCTTGGCGAAACCCTGGTGGCTTGCAGGCGAGAAGAAAGCCGACTGCTTCAAGCGCTCGAGCAAGAACGACCACGGCTGCGTCAGCTGGAACAAAGGCAAGCGGCCCTGGATGCGGAGAGAACTGCAGCCAAGCGAGCCCATGGACCCCTGCTGGAGCGTTGCCGCCAACGCAGCGAGCGTCTCAACAGCCTTCAAGCCAACCGCACGCAACAGGAACAGCGACTTCTCGTTCTCAAAACCACCATCAGTCCTCTGCTCGAGGAACTCGAGAGAATTTCCACTGAGGAGCGAAAGGTTCAAGCCGAAGCGGATGCCGGGAACTGGCAACAACTCCAAGCCGAACTTGAACAGTCGGACAACGCCTTGGAGCTGGCCCGCCGCCATCGCGATGATCGCCTCCAGCATCAGCGTGAACGCGAATTGGCACAAACCCGCATCGCTGACCAACAACAGGCGATCGAAGAGGAAGAAAGCAGTCTCCAACGCGCCGTTACAGCACTCGCTGAAGCCCATCAACGCTGGCGTGATGAACAGAAGGAGTTGCAGGAACGTCGCCAGGCTTTGGAAAGCCAGCAACAAATCCTCCAAACCAAATTTGGGGAGGAGCGTCGCGCTCGGGATGCGGCAGAAGCGTCCTTGGCCGAGCTGCGTCAGAACCTCCAGCAAGCCCGCTGGGAACTCGAACGGTTGCAGGAGGAGCGTCAAGCGATTCAAGAGCAACTGCGCAGCGGTGGAATCCGCCTAGAGGAGCTCAAGCCCACACTGCCCAACCCCCTTCCTGAAATCCCAGAAGAGATCCGCGATGCCGGCCTTGAGGCCCTGCAGGAACAGCTGCAGCAACTTCTGAAACGGATGGAAGCCCTCGAACCGGTCAACATGCTGGCCCTCGAAGAGCTAACAGCACTGGAAGAACGGCTGGGGGACCTGGGCGAACGCCTCGACGTGCTCAGCCAGGAGCGCGAAGAACTGCTGTTGAGGATCGAAACGGTGGCCACCCTCCGGCAAGAGGCGTTTATGGAAGCCTTTCAAGCCGTCGATGGGCATTTCTCAGAGATCTTTGCAAGCCTGTCCGAGGGCGATGGCAAGCTGCAGCTGGACAATCCGGATGATCCCCTCGAGGGAGGGCTCACCCTGGTCGCTCATCCGAAAGGCAAGGCTGTACGCCGCTTGGCGGCCATGTCCGGTGGGGAGAAGTCACTGACCGCACTCAGTTTTCTGTTTGCACTGCAACGCTTCCGCCCCTCACCCTTCTATGCCCTCGATGAAGTGGACAGCTTCCTCGATGGCGTGAATGTGGAACGGCTTGCGGCCTTGATTGCCCGTCAAGCCGAAGAAGCCCAGTTCCTTGTCGTCAGCCACAGGCGACCGATGATTGGCGCCTCACAGCGCACCATCGGTGTGACCCAGGCCCGTGGCGCTCACACCCAGGTTGTGGGATTACCCGATGCAGCCTGA
- a CDS encoding PRC-barrel domain-containing protein, with protein sequence MSSSPSPNDPLATVPSDRLWLRSELMGTQVITRDSGRRLGVVGEVVVDIDRREVVALGLRDNPLTRFLPGLPRWMPLDRIRQVGDVILVDSADSLSEGFSPDRYSRVINCQVITESGQTLGRVLGFSFDIETGELTTLVMGAVGVPLLGEGVLSTWEIPVDEIVSSGADRIIVYEGAEDKLKQLSSGVLEKLGVGGPSWEEQERERYRVNIVPVENQLSSGQAVEEAPRMLEASDSQRFETERELEYVELEDRRSENTRERRYLDEAPMQERDSSYREPYRQSESYNETPSYREPEPFKEPEAYSEDRRFREPEPERFREPEPFQDQDRYQEPQRAAAPQQLDAAPRLEQRPRPASRRPIERPGEPLDVEPIEARSPQEPESQPLDDPW encoded by the coding sequence TTGAGCTCGTCCCCGTCCCCCAACGACCCACTGGCAACCGTCCCCAGCGACAGGCTTTGGCTTCGGTCGGAATTAATGGGGACCCAAGTGATCACCAGAGATTCCGGCAGACGCTTGGGCGTTGTTGGTGAAGTGGTTGTGGATATCGACCGTCGCGAAGTGGTCGCCCTCGGGTTGAGAGACAACCCGCTCACCCGGTTCTTACCGGGACTGCCCCGTTGGATGCCCCTTGATCGCATACGGCAGGTGGGCGATGTGATCCTGGTTGACTCCGCAGACTCCCTCAGTGAGGGCTTTTCCCCGGACCGATACAGCCGGGTGATCAATTGCCAGGTGATCACAGAATCGGGTCAAACGCTCGGCCGCGTGTTGGGCTTCTCCTTCGACATCGAGACGGGCGAACTCACCACGCTTGTGATGGGAGCCGTTGGCGTTCCTCTCCTGGGGGAAGGCGTGCTCAGCACCTGGGAAATCCCTGTCGATGAAATCGTTAGCAGTGGCGCCGACCGAATCATTGTGTACGAGGGCGCCGAAGACAAACTCAAGCAATTGAGCAGCGGTGTTCTGGAAAAACTGGGCGTTGGAGGGCCGAGCTGGGAGGAACAGGAGCGGGAGCGTTACAGAGTGAACATCGTCCCCGTTGAAAACCAGCTCAGCTCAGGACAAGCCGTCGAGGAGGCACCCAGAATGCTGGAGGCCTCCGACTCACAACGCTTCGAAACCGAACGCGAACTCGAGTACGTCGAACTCGAAGATCGCCGCAGTGAGAACACGCGGGAGCGTCGCTATCTGGATGAAGCGCCGATGCAGGAGCGTGACAGCTCCTATCGAGAGCCCTATCGCCAATCCGAGAGCTACAACGAGACGCCGTCGTATCGCGAGCCCGAACCCTTCAAAGAACCGGAGGCCTACAGCGAGGACCGCAGATTCCGTGAGCCGGAGCCAGAGCGTTTTCGTGAACCCGAGCCCTTCCAGGACCAAGACCGCTACCAAGAGCCCCAGCGCGCCGCTGCACCGCAGCAACTGGATGCTGCCCCACGCTTGGAACAGAGGCCAAGACCGGCCTCCCGTCGCCCGATCGAACGCCCAGGCGAACCCCTCGATGTGGAACCGATCGAAGCTCGTTCTCCCCAAGAACCGGAGAGCCAACCCCTCGATGATCCCTGGTAA
- a CDS encoding histidine triad nucleotide-binding protein translates to MAGDTIFARILRGDIPCDEVYSDDSCLAFRDVAPAAPVHVLVIPRKPIESLREAEKGDEQLLGHLLLVAAKVAKQEGLRDWRTVINSGEGAGQTVFHLHVHVIGGRSLDWPPG, encoded by the coding sequence ATGGCTGGTGACACGATTTTTGCCCGCATCTTGCGTGGAGACATTCCATGCGATGAGGTGTACAGCGATGACAGCTGTTTGGCGTTCCGCGACGTCGCTCCAGCCGCTCCTGTGCATGTGCTGGTGATTCCGCGCAAACCAATCGAGAGCTTGCGCGAGGCGGAGAAAGGGGATGAGCAGCTGCTTGGGCATTTGCTGTTGGTGGCTGCGAAGGTTGCCAAACAAGAAGGGTTAAGGGATTGGCGAACGGTGATTAACAGCGGAGAGGGTGCCGGGCAGACCGTGTTCCACTTGCACGTGCATGTGATCGGTGGGCGTTCCCTGGATTGGCCTCCCGGATGA
- a CDS encoding YggT family protein has protein sequence MTPTLVAILPLLNLALGLLLAAWTLTFLARIVLTWYPQVDLSKGFWPLVAWPTESILGVTRRVVSPIGGVDVTPVIWVGLLSLLRELLVGQQGLLSLVLLRAQSLAQITA, from the coding sequence GTGACGCCAACGCTTGTCGCCATCCTCCCTCTTCTCAACTTGGCACTGGGTTTGCTGTTGGCCGCATGGACCCTCACATTCCTGGCGCGCATCGTGCTCACTTGGTATCCGCAGGTGGATCTATCCAAGGGCTTTTGGCCACTTGTGGCCTGGCCCACAGAGTCGATCTTGGGGGTGACCCGCCGAGTTGTCTCTCCCATCGGGGGCGTGGATGTCACTCCCGTGATCTGGGTTGGGCTGCTCAGCTTGCTGCGCGAACTCTTGGTTGGGCAGCAAGGATTGCTCTCCTTGGTGCTGCTCCGCGCCCAGTCCCTCGCCCAAATCACGGCCTGA
- a CDS encoding Ycf66 family protein, which yields MVNASLNWASIVGIVLAVGGALLYFMRSFKPALARDYDVFFAAIGLLCGGILFFQGWRLDPILQFGQFLLAGTTVFFAYESVRLRGISAEQARRSAYFDDEPETASPAGGLRGGYDDPYERFDEPQPIRRRFGGQGPDEDERPEQDFYRPRRTSRAAIPEQAASRSRQRPDPPSDWSDSSERERRMARFGRGDDSAPSGPSFGDRRSQRQDQRRGSRPTPVASSRPEPSSRASAGEAGLNQRTTGSAGRSATGSARSGLDGQPGIPQGTPLRREPEDAAYSPSPRQPSSKPPVSRRNPAPENGPATSRDTNRTPPRSSRPRDNNSRFDD from the coding sequence GTGGTTAATGCCAGTCTGAATTGGGCCAGCATTGTTGGGATTGTGCTGGCTGTAGGTGGAGCACTGCTCTACTTCATGCGCAGTTTCAAGCCCGCTCTCGCTCGTGATTACGACGTGTTCTTCGCGGCGATCGGCCTTCTCTGCGGTGGAATTCTTTTCTTCCAGGGCTGGAGACTCGACCCAATCCTCCAGTTTGGACAGTTCCTGTTGGCGGGAACCACGGTGTTTTTTGCCTACGAGAGCGTTCGTCTTCGGGGGATTTCAGCGGAACAGGCAAGGCGCTCGGCCTATTTCGATGACGAGCCCGAAACCGCAAGCCCCGCTGGAGGTTTGCGGGGTGGTTACGACGATCCCTACGAACGATTCGACGAACCCCAGCCGATACGACGCCGGTTTGGTGGCCAAGGCCCGGATGAAGACGAGAGGCCTGAACAAGATTTCTACCGCCCCCGTCGGACCTCCAGAGCTGCGATCCCAGAGCAGGCCGCGAGTCGGAGCCGTCAGCGGCCCGATCCCCCCTCCGATTGGTCAGACAGCAGCGAACGGGAGAGGCGCATGGCCCGATTTGGTCGTGGCGACGACTCTGCACCGAGTGGTCCAAGCTTTGGAGATCGCCGCAGCCAACGCCAGGATCAACGCCGAGGCTCTCGGCCAACTCCCGTCGCTTCGTCCAGGCCTGAACCCTCATCACGCGCCTCTGCTGGGGAGGCTGGCCTCAACCAGCGCACGACAGGATCAGCTGGCCGATCAGCGACTGGATCAGCACGCAGCGGCTTAGACGGACAACCTGGCATCCCCCAAGGCACACCGCTGCGTCGAGAACCCGAAGATGCCGCTTACTCCCCAAGCCCGCGGCAACCCTCTTCCAAACCCCCGGTGAGCAGACGCAACCCAGCCCCTGAAAACGGGCCTGCAACGTCTAGGGACACCAATCGCACCCCTCCCCGCAGTTCCCGCCCCAGGGATAACAACTCCCGCTTCGACGACTGA
- a CDS encoding chlorophyll a/b-binding protein, protein MNKPDQVSDRTPEDPSSASAAPEPLSTTSATTKDVPAFGWSAYAERINGRFAMIGFLAVVLTEALSGDTFLHWAGLIP, encoded by the coding sequence ATGAACAAGCCTGATCAAGTCAGCGATCGCACTCCGGAGGACCCCTCCTCTGCGTCGGCTGCTCCAGAGCCCCTTTCCACCACCAGTGCCACCACCAAAGATGTGCCTGCCTTTGGTTGGAGTGCCTATGCCGAGAGGATCAATGGCCGTTTCGCCATGATCGGATTTCTAGCTGTCGTGCTCACGGAAGCCCTCAGCGGCGATACCTTTTTGCATTGGGCAGGGTTGATTCCCTAG
- the psbX gene encoding photosystem II reaction center X protein: protein MTPSLSNFLTSLVAGVAIVVIPASIGLFFLSQTDQVDRKL from the coding sequence ATGACGCCCTCCCTCTCCAATTTTCTGACCAGCCTCGTTGCTGGTGTCGCGATCGTTGTGATCCCTGCTTCTATCGGGCTCTTTTTCCTCAGCCAAACCGATCAGGTTGATCGCAAACTTTGA
- a CDS encoding ATP-binding cassette domain-containing protein — translation MTASPFASSGPFKNLRHQLAKLRHLAQPFFLPLDQASGWQFIWLLLCLLFCVGGLVLAVLTALIRSLDRFQPDLTEKYLSGVSGTIATIWSSWWGVAFVGLFLVGLASFIAFRQQLRQRRWLNWGLLATIVFMLLAVNGINTGIGFIYRDITNALVDKDQGGFYGRLAIYGACFVIALPIRVTQVYITAKLGIIWREWLSKSLIGDYMKNRAYYVLNPNSEDETDVDNPDQRITQDTESFTAQSLSLALGLFDALLTFSLNILVLWSISSRLTFALFAYSAVATTLLIVSGRNLVRINYDQLRYEADFRYGLVHIRDNAESIAFYSGEGQEKQESYRRLGSVVKNFNLLIIWQVIIDVMRRSVSYAGVFLPFLVMAPVYFAGEIDFGVFNQANFAFNMVEGSLFFIVARIEQLAQFAAGISRLEGFQTKIEQVSQQAPSSNSREVPGSNGIVIRSADLYPPNGKNPVIEDLTIDIGDHDKLLVVGPSGCGKTSLLRMISGLWEPSRGSVERPSMGDLLFIPQKPYMLLGSLREQLCYPADENRFSDEQLRSVLEQVSLQKLVTRYPDLDIKQDWPRILSLGEQQRLAFGRLLLNSPSFVVLDEATSALDVKTEKQLYELLVDRDLSFISVGHRPSLKHFHDNVLELRGDGDWSLIPASSYQP, via the coding sequence ATGACAGCGTCCCCTTTCGCCAGCAGCGGCCCGTTTAAAAATCTGCGTCATCAGCTCGCGAAGCTGCGTCACCTGGCCCAACCTTTTTTCTTGCCGCTTGATCAGGCCAGCGGATGGCAGTTCATTTGGCTGTTGTTGTGCCTTCTGTTTTGTGTTGGCGGGTTGGTGCTTGCGGTTCTTACCGCTTTGATTCGAAGCCTGGATCGGTTTCAACCCGACTTAACGGAGAAATATCTGTCGGGTGTTTCGGGAACGATCGCCACGATTTGGTCGAGTTGGTGGGGAGTGGCTTTCGTTGGGCTGTTTCTGGTTGGTTTGGCCAGTTTCATTGCTTTCCGTCAGCAATTGCGCCAGCGGCGTTGGCTCAATTGGGGCTTATTGGCAACGATTGTGTTCATGTTGCTTGCTGTTAACGGCATTAATACGGGGATCGGATTTATCTACCGAGACATCACGAATGCCTTGGTGGATAAGGACCAAGGTGGTTTCTATGGACGATTGGCTATTTATGGTGCCTGTTTTGTGATAGCCCTTCCCATTCGGGTGACTCAGGTTTATATCACTGCAAAGCTGGGAATTATTTGGAGGGAGTGGCTGTCTAAATCGTTGATTGGCGACTATATGAAAAACAGGGCTTATTACGTTCTCAATCCTAATAGTGAAGACGAAACGGATGTTGATAACCCTGACCAGAGGATTACCCAAGATACGGAGTCTTTTACGGCGCAAAGTTTGAGCCTTGCCTTGGGTCTTTTTGATGCGCTCTTAACGTTTTCGCTCAACATCTTGGTGCTCTGGAGTATTAGCTCTAGGCTGACGTTCGCTCTGTTTGCCTACTCGGCGGTTGCCACCACGCTTCTGATTGTTTCAGGGCGCAACCTCGTGCGCATTAATTATGACCAGCTCCGCTATGAAGCTGATTTCCGTTACGGACTGGTTCATATCAGGGACAATGCTGAATCCATTGCCTTTTACTCGGGGGAGGGGCAAGAAAAGCAAGAGTCCTATCGGCGTCTGGGTTCTGTTGTTAAAAACTTCAATCTCCTCATTATTTGGCAGGTCATCATCGATGTCATGCGGCGATCGGTGTCGTATGCGGGAGTTTTTCTGCCCTTCTTGGTTATGGCACCTGTGTATTTCGCAGGAGAGATCGATTTTGGCGTGTTCAATCAGGCTAACTTTGCTTTCAACATGGTGGAGGGATCGTTGTTCTTCATCGTGGCTCGCATTGAGCAGCTTGCTCAGTTTGCCGCCGGCATTAGTCGTCTCGAAGGATTCCAAACCAAAATTGAGCAGGTGAGCCAGCAGGCCCCCAGCAGCAACAGTCGCGAGGTGCCAGGAAGCAACGGCATCGTGATTCGGTCTGCAGACTTATATCCTCCGAATGGAAAGAATCCCGTCATCGAAGATCTCACGATTGATATCGGTGACCACGACAAGCTTTTGGTTGTGGGGCCATCCGGATGTGGAAAGACTTCCCTGCTGCGGATGATTAGCGGCCTTTGGGAGCCCAGCAGGGGCAGTGTTGAGAGGCCCTCGATGGGGGATCTGCTGTTCATCCCCCAGAAGCCTTATATGTTGCTGGGCTCGTTAAGAGAACAGCTTTGTTATCCAGCAGATGAGAATCGCTTTAGTGATGAGCAGTTGAGAAGCGTGTTGGAGCAAGTCAGTTTGCAGAAGTTGGTGACGCGTTATCCCGACCTGGATATCAAGCAGGATTGGCCCCGAATTCTCTCTCTTGGAGAACAGCAACGACTGGCCTTTGGACGCTTGTTGTTGAATTCTCCGAGTTTTGTGGTTCTGGATGAGGCGACCAGCGCCCTTGATGTGAAGACAGAGAAGCAGCTTTATGAGTTGCTTGTGGATCGAGATCTCTCCTTTATTAGTGTTGGCCATCGCCCTTCCCTCAAGCACTTCCATGACAACGTGCTTGAACTGCGTGGGGATGGCGATTGGAGCCTGATTCCCGCTAGCAGTTATCAACCATGA
- the msrB gene encoding peptide-methionine (R)-S-oxide reductase MsrB encodes MTGEAVAGGDRVERTPEEWRQQLSPTQFQVARQGGTEAAFTGAYWDHKEDGMYHCVCCDAPLFSSSTKFESGTGWPSFWNGVTQGAIRTHEDRSHGMMRTEILCARCDAHLGHVFNDGPAPTGQRYCTNSASLDFKKKASS; translated from the coding sequence ATGACGGGTGAGGCAGTAGCCGGTGGAGATCGGGTGGAACGCACTCCTGAGGAATGGAGGCAGCAACTCAGCCCAACCCAGTTTCAAGTGGCGCGTCAGGGCGGCACCGAAGCGGCGTTTACTGGTGCCTATTGGGATCACAAGGAAGACGGCATGTATCACTGCGTCTGCTGTGATGCGCCTCTGTTTAGCTCCAGCACAAAATTTGAATCGGGTACCGGCTGGCCAAGCTTCTGGAATGGTGTGACCCAGGGGGCGATTCGCACCCATGAAGATCGCAGCCACGGGATGATGCGAACAGAGATTCTCTGTGCGCGTTGTGATGCCCATCTAGGGCATGTGTTCAACGATGGACCCGCACCCACCGGTCAGCGCTACTGCACGAACAGCGCTTCCCTCGACTTCAAAAAGAAAGCCAGCAGTTGA